The Dioscorea cayenensis subsp. rotundata cultivar TDr96_F1 chromosome 7, TDr96_F1_v2_PseudoChromosome.rev07_lg8_w22 25.fasta, whole genome shotgun sequence genome includes a region encoding these proteins:
- the LOC120264774 gene encoding uncharacterized protein LOC120264774 → MDKLNGIVNREDIRLAQDFLRDLQLLEPPSMGKKYTWTNGQANPIWVKLDRFLINSDWVEMFPKAIQHSLPRLRSDHVPIRLESGAHSPIPRFFRFEQAWCMAKNFGNLIRDWWDSPSLQGCSTFILAKKFSRTREHLRN, encoded by the coding sequence ATGGATAAGTTGAATGGTATCGTCAATCGAGAAGACATTAGATTAGCACAGGATTTTCTCAGGGACCTCCAGCTTCTTGAGCCTCCTAGCATGGGAAAGAAATATACTTGGACAAATGGGCAAGCTAATCCAATTTGGGTTAAGCTAGATAGATTCCTAATTAATTCGGACTGGGTTGAGATGTTCCCTAAGGCCATACAACACAGCCTCCCTCGTCTAAGGTCTGACCATGTGCCAATTAGGCTGGAATCTGGGGCCCACAGTCCTATTCCTCGATTCTTTCGTTTTGAGCAAGCTTGGTGCATGGCTAAAAACTTCGGGAACCTCATTAGGGACTGGTGGGACTCCCCATCCTTGCAGGGATGCAGTACATTCATTCTGGCAAAGAAGTTTTCGAGAACGAGAGAGCATCTCAGAAATTGA
- the LOC120264584 gene encoding UPF0496 protein 1-like, translating into MLEKLNNLDTMRFVLDEFKLTTVLDGLRRRKHDLEDKLGRIKAWTNAWTIGQWIAKFGVTVLSVLIPVAGVRPAATAANNGAGGVIALLQPLVDSYLAGQQSSCEDEIGLTEKILNEACFIFHRVKSARVLVKELQDEMGLLAKCGEFIAVAGEDEDGAVSREMDKIKCKAGELVDKIENLEKEVDCSCVDLRGAALTLLQTMTEQVGNSQQVSIEIPS; encoded by the exons ATGCTGGAAAAGCTCAATAACTTGGACACCATGAG GTTCGTCCTGGACGAATTCAAGCTGACGACGGTGTTAGATGGCCTTCGTCGAAGGAAACATGATCTCGAGGACAAGCTCGGCAGGATCAAAGCCTGGACGAACGCATGGACCATAGGCCAGTGGATAGCCAAGTTCGGAGTCACTGTGCTCTCTGTGCTGATCCCGGTAGCAGGTGTGCGGCCAGCTGCCACCGCCGCTAACAACGGAGCCGGTGGGGTGATAGCACTTCTCCAGCCCTTGGTTGACTCTTATTTGGCTGGTCAACAGAGCTCATGCGAGGATGAGATAGGCCTCACTGAAAAGATCTTGAACGAAGCTtgcttcatatttcatagggTCAAGAGCGCCCGAGTTCTTGTGAAGGAGTTGCAGGATGAGATGGGGTTGTTGGCTAAGTGTGGCGAGTTCATCGCTGTGGCTGGGGAGGATGAAGATGGGGCTGTGAGCAGAGAGATGGACAAGATCAAATGTAAGGCCGGAGAATTGGTGGATAAGATTGAGAATTTGGAGAAGGAGGTGGATTGCAGCTGCGTGGATCTCCGCGGGGCTGCGTTGACTCTACTTCAGACAATGACTGAACAG GTTGGAAATTCTCAGCAAGTGTCCATTGAGATCCCCTCTTAG